The following coding sequences lie in one Mesorhizobium sp. NZP2298 genomic window:
- a CDS encoding ABC transporter substrate-binding protein — protein sequence MRNLAAQFRALMMAAAIGLAAAPAAHAADAAIPTTPEAGSFKIGIEPWLGYGQWHVADAKGLFKANGLPDVQIVNFAEDKDINAALASGQLDAANIATHTAMGMVAAGLPVKIVLLLDVSMTADAIIAGKDVTTIADLKGKQVAFEEGTTSDILLKYALAKNGMSIDDVKAVPMPASDAGGALIAGQVPVAVTYEPYLTVAMAQNKDVKLLFTAGEDPGLISDVLVVRDEVIKSRPGQVLAMIKSWDAALKDYNADTPGGRAIIAKAVGSDVKDLNTAFDGVRYYSLAENKTALTGDFTTKTFADVEAAAKNAKLLQADVTPEQMIDPSFVKAAQ from the coding sequence ATGCGTAACCTAGCAGCACAATTTCGCGCGCTCATGATGGCCGCCGCCATCGGGCTCGCCGCCGCGCCAGCGGCCCACGCGGCCGATGCCGCCATTCCCACGACGCCCGAGGCCGGATCGTTCAAGATCGGCATCGAGCCCTGGCTCGGCTATGGCCAGTGGCACGTCGCCGACGCCAAGGGCCTGTTCAAGGCGAACGGACTGCCGGACGTCCAGATCGTAAACTTCGCCGAGGACAAGGACATCAACGCCGCTTTGGCCAGCGGCCAGCTCGACGCGGCCAACATCGCCACCCACACGGCGATGGGCATGGTTGCCGCCGGCCTGCCGGTGAAGATCGTGCTGCTGCTCGATGTCTCGATGACGGCCGATGCCATCATCGCAGGCAAGGACGTCACCACCATCGCCGACCTCAAGGGCAAGCAGGTCGCCTTCGAGGAAGGCACGACGAGCGACATCCTGCTCAAATATGCGCTCGCCAAGAACGGTATGTCGATCGACGATGTGAAAGCCGTTCCGATGCCGGCGTCCGACGCCGGCGGCGCGCTGATCGCGGGGCAGGTGCCGGTCGCGGTCACTTACGAACCATACCTCACCGTCGCCATGGCGCAGAACAAGGACGTCAAGCTGCTGTTCACCGCCGGCGAGGATCCCGGCCTGATCAGCGACGTGCTGGTGGTGCGTGACGAGGTGATCAAGTCCCGGCCCGGCCAGGTGCTGGCGATGATCAAGAGCTGGGACGCCGCACTCAAGGATTACAACGCAGACACGCCCGGCGGCCGCGCCATCATCGCCAAGGCGGTCGGTTCCGACGTCAAGGACCTGAACACCGCTTTCGACGGCGTGCGCTACTACTCGCTGGCCGAAAACAAGACGGCGCTCACCGGCGATTTCACCACCAAGACCTTCGCCGACGTCGAGGCGGCGGCCAAGAACGCCAAGCTGCTGCAGGCCGACGTGACGCCGGAGCAGATGATCGACCCGTCCTTCGTCAAGGCGGCGCAATGA
- the hutC gene encoding histidine utilization repressor, with product MIDLPDTASPLYEKVKDYILANIGSGKWGKDRKLPSENELVVSLGVSRMTVHRALRELTAAGFLIRLQGVGTFIAPPRPQSTLIEINNIAAEIVERGNRHRSEVLVLETITPTKELALSFEFPKRVSIYHSVVVNFENDLPVQLEERFVNPSLIPDYDKQDFSKTATYDYLMHKTPVTEVEHIISAIPADAETARHLNIDVGSCCLFLHRRTWTGAIVATISKLTYAGSRYSLGSRYSPTKTN from the coding sequence ATGATCGATTTGCCCGATACGGCAAGCCCCCTTTACGAGAAGGTGAAGGACTACATCCTGGCCAACATCGGATCGGGCAAGTGGGGCAAGGATCGCAAGCTGCCGTCCGAGAACGAGCTGGTGGTTTCGCTGGGTGTCTCGCGCATGACGGTTCACCGCGCCTTGCGGGAACTGACCGCGGCGGGCTTCCTGATCCGGCTGCAAGGTGTGGGCACCTTCATCGCGCCGCCCCGGCCGCAATCGACGCTGATCGAGATCAACAACATCGCGGCCGAGATCGTCGAGCGCGGCAACCGGCATCGCTCGGAAGTCCTCGTGCTGGAAACCATCACGCCGACAAAGGAGCTTGCGCTGTCCTTCGAGTTCCCGAAGCGTGTGTCGATCTATCACTCGGTCGTCGTCAATTTCGAGAACGATCTGCCGGTGCAGCTGGAAGAGCGCTTCGTCAATCCGAGCCTGATCCCCGACTACGACAAGCAGGATTTTTCGAAGACGGCGACCTACGACTACCTCATGCATAAGACCCCGGTGACCGAGGTCGAGCACATCATTTCCGCCATCCCGGCCGATGCCGAGACGGCGCGGCATCTCAACATCGATGTCGGCAGCTGCTGCCTGTTTCTGCACCGCCGCACATGGACGGGCGCGATCGTCGCCACCATCAGCAAGCTGACCTATGCCGGCAGCCGCTACTCGCTCGGCAGCCGCTATTCCCCCACCAAGACCAACTGA